AGACGCCATTTTGGTGGTCCCCTACACGGACTCCGGCTGGGCCCCGCTGCTGGCCCAGGCCAAGGGCCTGATCGCGGAGGTGGGGGGCCGCCTGTCCCACGGGGCGATCGTGGCTCGGGAGTACGGCATTCCGGCGGTGATGGATATTCACGAGGCCACACGGCTGCTGCGAGACGGCCAGCGGGTCCGCCTCAACGGCCAGAGCGGCCTGGTAGAGCTGCTCTAGGCAGGATCCTCCAGGCGGCGGCCCAGGATGACCAAGTCTCGCTCGACGCCATCGAGCACCGCCACTCGGGGCAGGTGTCCCCAGGTCTCGAAGCCCATTTGGCGAAAGAGGCTCAGGCTCGGCTCGTTGTGGGCAAAGATGAAGCCCAGCAGGGTCGTCAGGCCCAGGTCCGGCCCGCGCTGGCAGGCCTGCTGAAGCAGCGATCGCCCCAGACCCCGGCGTCGATGGGCCGCCGCAACGTAGAGGCTAATTTCGGCGGTGCCGCCGTAGGCCGGACGCCCATAAAAGGACTGGAAGCTGCACCAGGCCAGGATTTCGCCGCTGTCCTCCAGGACCCAGACCGGGCGATGGGGCGGGCGATCGCCCAGCCAAGCCAGTCGGCTCTCGACGGTGACTGGCTCGGTATCTGCGGTAACCTGGCGGCTGGGAATCGTCTGGTTGTAGATGGCGACAATCTGGGGCAAATCGGCGATCGCGGCGTCTCGAAGCTGCATGTTTCTCTCAAGTTTTCGAAAACC
This genomic stretch from Geitlerinema sp. PCC 7407 harbors:
- a CDS encoding GNAT family N-acetyltransferase is translated as MQLRDAAIADLPQIVAIYNQTIPSRQVTADTEPVTVESRLAWLGDRPPHRPVWVLEDSGEILAWCSFQSFYGRPAYGGTAEISLYVAAAHRRRGLGRSLLQQACQRGPDLGLTTLLGFIFAHNEPSLSLFRQMGFETWGHLPRVAVLDGVERDLVILGRRLEDPA